Part of the Candidatus Dependentiae bacterium genome, GACCAGGCCTTGATATCCGCTACATCCAACAGCACAATGAAATTGCAGAATTAGTCAAAAACCAGCTCCAGGAGGGCGATTTGCTCCTCACGCTTGGAGCTGGCAAGGCCTACCAGATAGGCGATTTGCTTGTTGCGCTGGGTAAAAACGGAAATTGACAAAAGTCCAAATCCACGAGATCATATGCTCACTTGAACAAGGTGTTCAAGCGTATCTGTTTATCGTGGAAAGGACATCAATGACAATGCACAGGAAATTGCTCCTTGCAGTCTCCAGTATGCTGGTATGCGGAAGTTTTACCGTACATGCAGCAAAAATCAACCAAGATTTAGCACGCATCGTAGAGGTAGAACAAGAAGTTGAAGCGAAGCCACTTTTAATGGCAGCAAACACAACTCCAATACTTCAAAGCAGCGCTCGAGCAACTCAGGGAAAATTCTCTCCCGTCGTTATTAAAAAACCGGCAACAGCTGGTGTTAAAGTTCCCTTTGTTTTCAAGCAAGGCGATTCGGAACTTACTATTGGAAGCATCTCGAAAATCTCACATGTTTACCAAGATGCAACCTATCTTTTGAACCGACAGATCCCTGACCAATGTGAATTTTTCAAACACAGCATCGACCTCTTTTTTGATGCAAAATTTGGAAAAGAAAAATTTGGTCATACCGCTGTTGAATTGTTTACCGACTTGCGCCACAAAGGTGTTTGGGGTAAGCAAGCAACCTTTGCGGATAAATACGAAGCAGGAAGCGTTGGCGTTTCAAACGTAAAACTTTCCGAATCGGTATTTGGTTATCACTCACACGGAACAGGCAAACCGCTTGTTTATGTTAAAGATGGATGGCTCCAAATGAGCTTGAACGCTATTTTTGGCGTAGAATCCGTTAACATTCATACCTTAAAACTTGGTTGGTTCCCGTTTGATCTTGGTCGCGGTATTGCGCTTGGTTCAATGTACGGTGCTAACAAAGAAATTTTGGGTCTCTATTCATACTCAGATGATAAATCTGCTCCGGGCATTTTGCTCAGCGGCTCTTTGGTCAAAGATGTTGTGAGCTACGATCTGTATTATGCAAAGTTTGAAGAACGCAGCAAGAGCATTTCTGATACGCTCAACGGTGATAAAAAGCACTGGGTTGGCCGACGTGCATCTCCATGGAGAGGCGTAAACAAAGATGATGAACTGTTTGCAGCACGCATTAAGTTTAATTCTCCAGCTCGCTTTGAAAAATTTGGTGATCTTGAAATTGAACCATACTTCTTTGTAAACGAAGCTTCAGACCAACAAATCGAAATTGCTCCGGACGCATCAACACGCCTGGGCGCAACCGGTATTGCAATTGAATACAGCAAAAACAACTTTGAATTTGGTGGCGAATTTGCATCCAACTTTGGTCGTGAAATTGCGCATGCAATTGATCGTAACGTAACCAAAATAACTCGTATTCCTAATGTAAATGCTGCTGGAGTACTTCTTGATACGCAAGATCAACTTGCAGAAGTTTATTCACACGTCATAGACACTACACCAGGAAATATAGTTATACCAGGAACTGCTACAGATGAAGCAAGAAAAGTTCTTTCTACTGCTTATGCTACTCCATCAAACAACAATACTGTGTATCAAAACAATGTTAACCCTGCAACGGGACTTTTGATTAATAACAATCCCGATCAAAATATTGCAGGCGTCGTCCAGGTAGGAAGCAAACCAGGCAGCAACGGTCTTCAAAGCAAATCTGACCGCTTCCGTCCAGAATACAAGAGTCACTTCAATGGCTGGATGGGCGTTGTTGACGCAGCATACACTTTTGACGAAGCAAACTTAAAACTTGCAGCCGCCTACGGATATGCAACCGGTGACACCAACCCTCATGCAATTGAAGCGGACAAAGAGTTCAAAGGCTTTGTTGGTCTTCATGAATGGTATGCGGGTAAACGCGTAAAGAGTATTTTGGTACTTGATGAGCGTAACCTCAGACGACCTATCAGCCTTCCAGCAAACTCATCTGCATCTGCAGCCGTTGACTTGAGCTTCAGCGACTTGCAACACACCGGCGTTAGTCTTGAATGGAAGCCAGCACTCAAAGACAAAACTTTGATGCTCAACCCTAACGTGATGTTCTTCTGGAAAACACATACTTCTAAAAAGTATGATATTGCAACAAAGAAGACAACAGACCAAGATGCACGCAACTTTATGGGAACTGAATTAAACATCATTTCCAAGTATGTGCCAATCAAAGATTTATCGATTTTTGCTAACGCAGCAGCATTTATCCCTGGTGGATTTTTCACTGACGTGCAAGGCGTAAAACTGAATGGCGACTATTTTGAAACAAATATTCCAAACGATGCTCGTACCGATGCCGATGCTGAAGAAAACTTCAGACTCAGCACAAGCACAGCATTTCACTTGAATATTGGATTTGAATATCGATTCTAAAAATAAGACTTTTTTCTTATTCAGGGGCAGCACTTAATCGGTGCTGCCCTTTTTTCATTTGCACGTTGTGGTATTATTGAAAAGAGTTTTTCACAAATTATACCTGAATAGGGGATATGATCATGCGCTTTTTTAATACCGCAGGCCCAGTTAACCCTGAAAACCACTACTACGTGCCGCACCGCTTAAATGCAAACGAATTACAACAACTTATAGACCAAAAAAAATATTTTGTTCTTCATGCTCCTCGTCAGAGTGGAAAAACAACCGTTTTGCTCAAATTTGTCAGTGAAATTAATGAAGCAAGCAAATATCAAGCACTGTACGTAAACGTTGAACCTGCACAAGTAACACGAGGAAATGTTCACGAAGGCATGAAAACTATTTTACAACTATTTTTGATTGCTATTTTACAACAAATCCCAAACTCACAGAATCTTACAAAACATCTCACAGAGCTGATCCAGTCATCAACCCCTCCAGCAGCTATGCTCCTCACTTTTTTATCTCACTGGGCAACAGTAAGCCTCAAACCGCTCATCCTTTTTATTGATGAAATTGATTCACTCATCGGGGATACCCTCATCTCAGTTTTGAGACAATTACGCGCCGGGTATTCAAGTAGACCGCACGCATTTCCGCAGACTGTCTGCTTGGTGGGAGTACGAGATGTTCGCGATTACCGTATTTGGTCAGAACAAGAACAATCGATGGTTTTAGGTGGAAGCGCGTTTAACATCAAGGCAGAAAGCTTAATACTTCCAAACTTCTCACGCGAACAAGTGCGTAATTTATATGAACAACATACGAAAGAAACTGGGCAACAATTCACTGATGAAGCTCTTGAGTATGCATTTTATCTCACTCAGGGACAACCATGGCTTGTCAACGCACTTGCATACCAAGCATGCTTTCGAAACATAACAGATCGTAGTTGCGCAATTACCAAAAATATTATTGAACAAGCAAAAGAAACGCTTATCTTAAGGCGTGACACACATATCGATGTTTTAGTTGACCGCCTCCATGAACCACGTGTAAGAAGTATCATTGATGCAATTATCAATGGCGATCAAGAAAGTCTTGATGTTTCAACTGATGATATTGCATATGTTTGTGATTTGGGACTTATCGCCAAAAAAGAAAAAATTTTATGTATTGCAAACCCAATTTATCAAGAAATAATTCCTCGAGAATTGTCATACGCACTACAAGCAACGATTGTTCAAAAGACAATCTGGTACCAAAACCCTGATGGGTCTTTGAACATGCACAAAGTACTACAAGCCTTTCAACAATTTTATCGAGAACATTCTGAAATTTGGATCGAGCGAAATAGCTATAAAGAATCGGCCCCTCACATCATTATGATGGCGTTTCTACAACGCATTGTAAATGGCGGGGGAAAAATTCATCGCGAATATGCACTTGGGCGCAAGCGTGTTGATATCTCAATTGAATGGCCAGCTGGAAATCAGCGGATTGTTGTTGAGCTTAAAATTAAACGATCACAAGAATCTTTAGAAAAAGGGCTCAAGCAAACTGCAGAGTATATGGACAAAGCAAATGCAACTGAGGGGTACCTGGTTATCTTTGACCCTTCTGATACAAAATCGTGGGATGAAAAAATCTTCACACAAAGTCATACCGTTGAAGGCAAGACCATTCCTGTATGGGGTGCATAAATTATTTTACTGATGACACAAAAATACCACACGCGCTGGAGATTCTGTACCACCAACAATTGGTAGATGTGACACTAAAAGATAACCACTTTGAATTGGAAGATTTTCTACAAATTTTAGGTTTTCAAGAATAAAAATATTTTTAGGTAATAAAGCTTTATGCAATAACTGCAAAGAACCATCGCCGCCATCAGGAGATAAAGTATCAACCCCTATTCCTAGAATTTGACGTTCTATAAAAAGTTCAGCCGCATCTCCATCGATTTTTGGAAAATGCATCGTGCCTGCAGCGTCTGCATTTCGATAACCAATGGCGTCGTGCCACCGACTACCCCAACCGAACATAACAAGAAACCAACTGTTCGGAATTATTTTCCCATGCTCAGCTTCAAACTGCTCAATCACATTTCTTGTTAGAATAAAATCGGGATTCTTTTTAATATCAACATACATGACGGTACAAGGCGCTTGAAGCTGCTGTGAAGTTATTTGTGAACAATCAAGTCCCCCCTGAATGATATGAGCAGGAACATCAAGATGAGTTCCCAAACCTGCATTCATGGTTATTTTCTGAACACGAAATGTTTGATCGTAGTCATTTGTTACATTTATTTGCAGCCCACAGCGACCATCCCAGGTTGGCATAGAAGAATTAATCTGATGAGAAAGATCGATAAGGTCTGCACTCAAAAATAGATCCGGCGTGTAGGGAATCAGGCTACTTTGAATTGTTTTTTTAAATTCATCTGAAATATATTGCCAAGCAATCAAGTCGATACCAAATGGGAGCATAAGCTGAGATAGGCCATATTTTATGTGGGCAAAAACATCCCCGGAAACCGGTGACATTAAACACAAATCAAGATCTGAATACTGATTTATAGAACCCTTTGCTCGTGAGCCATAGGCATAAAACTGATACGGATATTGAAGTAAAAATGCATCAATAATTTTTTTGTGTTTTTTATCAAGAATAAGTGACATCATAGTCTCTTTATTTTGAGAACAAATAAATCAAGTTCGTCTGCAAAAGTTGGCAGCGACTCAAAAACAATATCAGCTAAATGGCCATCATAGGTATGGACCGTTAAATTTCTTTTTTCTATAAAATCATTCCATGCTTGAACATTATCAATCAGGCCTGAGGAATGAGCATGTCTAAATACACTCCTTGGGCTATTAACATTCTCATCAATCCCTTGCTCAATTAAAATCTTACGCATAATCTTCCAGCTCATTTCATAACAATATTCAAAACACTTAATTGCCCCTGTAATTTCAAGACGACTTTGAGCTGTTTTAATTGCCTCATTAAGCTGAATTTGCGCATCAAGTAAAGGCTGTATGAGAATTTTGCCATTGAGAATGTACATAAAAACAACCCGTTTTTGATAAAAGATTGAACCATCTATTATGTAAGCCGTAAGTTGTAAAACTTACGGCCCATATTTTTTATTTCAGGTGCGTATCGATTTTTCCCTTGAGCGCATCTTTATTCATGAATCCGGTCTCTTTACCAACCACTTTGCCATCTTTGAAAAAGATGAAGGTTGGAATTGAAGAAACGTTGTGCGCAATTGCAAGATCACGCTCTTCATCAATGTTCAAGCTCACCAGCTTAACAGTTCCTTCAAGCTCTTTTGAAAGCTCTTCATAAATAGGAGCCATTTGGCGGCAAGGGCCACACCAGGTTGCCCAAACATCAACAACCACAGGAATCGTAGACTTAAGAACTTCTTGCTCAAAATTTGCTGCGTTAACACTTTCTGCCATGATTTATAAATCCTTCTAACAAATAACTAGTTACCTTATCACTTCAGTGCACGAGCCCGAGCAAAGAACTGCGCCTTTTGCTCATCGCTCATGGGAGACTGCTCCACATTAATCCAGCTTCCCGGTTCATGCTTTTCTGCCAAACGAGAAAAGCGATTATACCAGACGCCATGATGTGTACGCAAAATCTCTTCTACCAACGTGGAGTCATCAGGTTTCTGCAATTTTGAAAGCAGCAACACGCACGCGTGACTAACTGGAATGTTATTTTTTTCAAACCACCGCTTATGCAAACTAAATTCAGAATTGAAAGTCAGTAAGTAAAGCGGGTCTGAGCGCCCCTTGCTCAACCCTTTGCATAGTCCCTTATAAAACCAGTTGGAAAGAATGTTCGGAGTATAACACATTATCTGGCAGCCAGGTATTTTTTTGAGGAAAAATTGCTTGAGCGAGTCACCAAGGCTTCCAGCCTTTTGTTCCAAAAATTGAAAATATTTTTCGGTGAGCTGATGCTGCATCAGATACTGAACACGATCGTGAATTTGCTTACCAAGAGCACTACCATTCTTATCACTTTTGAATTGGCTAAAAGTCTGAGCATCAAAACCCATGGTCGTTAAAAAGGTACCGGTTGTTTTTCGGCAATACATTTCAAGGTCAAGCATAACGCCTGAAATAGGAATGCCACGACCAACATTTGGATTATTCCAAGTCTTTAAAAAGGCATCAAGGGGTATTTTTACCTCATGCTCCCAAAAGCTTGGTTCAAGCGGTGCCGGGATATCGCGATATTCATTACCATACAAATCGAGTGCAAAATTTTTCGGCATGTTGGGCGGATATAAATTATTGGCAACTTCAAACCCAACAATAATTTTAGGAATACTGCACTTCAGGCGCTCTGCCCCCTGCTTAAGTTTTTGAGTAAAAAGCGAAAGTGAGTCGACAAACTTTTTTTGTAATATTTTTGTTTGTGCTGCATCCGGCTTTACCATTTTTGCAATCGGACTGTAGTAAATGTTGGGCGTAATGCTAATCCACAAGGCATCAAGGCCTGAAGTGAGTGTATAATTGATTAAAGCATCTTGCCGTGCGGCTCGGTCAGCTTGCGCCGCTTGTTTTTGTTCAGGGGTAAAGTCTTTTGGAAAATCATCATCATAAAATGCTGGAATCTCCATCCAAGCAGTTTTTCGCATGTGATTGCGCGGTGTTTGAACTGCATTCCCAACCAACTGTAGCTTTTCAGGAAATGGAGCTGATGCAGTTCCGTTTTTAAGCAAATAAATTGTTTGCTCTATATTTTTATCGCTGCTTGTCATGAGCGTTTTAAGCTCGCAGAGCATACGCTGCACCATACTGAGCATCTCTTTTTTCAGTGTTGGTGATATCGGCGTGATATGAAAACTTTCAGAAATCCCGCCAAACGAAAGCATTGCAGGAGAAATGAGTGCAACGTGATTTTGATTTTTTGTATCGTTCCAATAAACGCCATACGGCAAGCTGCGCTCAATTTCTTTTGAGCAGGTACGGCGCATGGGAAGCAGGTACACGTCGCTTTTTTGAGCAAGCAAGCGATTTTGTACCGCATCGCAATCCCACACAAAACCATGATGCGGAGCATTAAGCGTTGTGTGGTAGGCACACGAGCGCCGTTCAAGAGGTGTTGTTAAAAAAAGATTGCATGTGTTTAAGAATGCATGGAGCTTGTGCTGCGTTGCATGTTGTGCTGCAAACTGCTGTCCACTGGCTAATGCAACGGGAATACCCAGAGCACCCAAAACCGGTGCGTAAGCGCCAATAACACTTGTATTTGGTGGCACACTTGCACCAGGAAGTGCAAGTCCAATTAAACGATTTTTAAGCACTGCATAGGAACGCATAAGCTGAAGAAATTTTTGGC contains:
- a CDS encoding nucleotidyltransferase substrate binding protein — its product is MYILNGKILIQPLLDAQIQLNEAIKTAQSRLEITGAIKCFEYCYEMSWKIMRKILIEQGIDENVNSPRSVFRHAHSSGLIDNVQAWNDFIEKRNLTVHTYDGHLADIVFESLPTFADELDLFVLKIKRL
- the trxA gene encoding thioredoxin, which codes for MAESVNAANFEQEVLKSTIPVVVDVWATWCGPCRQMAPIYEELSKELEGTVKLVSLNIDEERDLAIAHNVSSIPTFIFFKDGKVVGKETGFMNKDALKGKIDTHLK
- a CDS encoding AAA-like domain-containing protein: MRFFNTAGPVNPENHYYVPHRLNANELQQLIDQKKYFVLHAPRQSGKTTVLLKFVSEINEASKYQALYVNVEPAQVTRGNVHEGMKTILQLFLIAILQQIPNSQNLTKHLTELIQSSTPPAAMLLTFLSHWATVSLKPLILFIDEIDSLIGDTLISVLRQLRAGYSSRPHAFPQTVCLVGVRDVRDYRIWSEQEQSMVLGGSAFNIKAESLILPNFSREQVRNLYEQHTKETGQQFTDEALEYAFYLTQGQPWLVNALAYQACFRNITDRSCAITKNIIEQAKETLILRRDTHIDVLVDRLHEPRVRSIIDAIINGDQESLDVSTDDIAYVCDLGLIAKKEKILCIANPIYQEIIPRELSYALQATIVQKTIWYQNPDGSLNMHKVLQAFQQFYREHSEIWIERNSYKESAPHIIMMAFLQRIVNGGGKIHREYALGRKRVDISIEWPAGNQRIVVELKIKRSQESLEKGLKQTAEYMDKANATEGYLVIFDPSDTKSWDEKIFTQSHTVEGKTIPVWGA
- a CDS encoding cyclase family protein codes for the protein MMSLILDKKHKKIIDAFLLQYPYQFYAYGSRAKGSINQYSDLDLCLMSPVSGDVFAHIKYGLSQLMLPFGIDLIAWQYISDEFKKTIQSSLIPYTPDLFLSADLIDLSHQINSSMPTWDGRCGLQINVTNDYDQTFRVQKITMNAGLGTHLDVPAHIIQGGLDCSQITSQQLQAPCTVMYVDIKKNPDFILTRNVIEQFEAEHGKIIPNSWFLVMFGWGSRWHDAIGYRNADAAGTMHFPKIDGDAAELFIERQILGIGVDTLSPDGGDGSLQLLHKALLPKNIFILENLKFVENLPIQSGYLLVSHLPIVGGTESPARVVFLCHQ